From Bradyrhizobium erythrophlei:
CGATAGCGGCACCAGCGACGAGATTCTATCGCTGTTTGAGCGCCTTCATCGCGATGGTCATACGATCATCGTGGTCACGCATGCCACCGACGTCGCCGATCGTGCGCAGCGACAAATCACCCTGCACGATGGGCGAATCATCGAGGATGCCGTGGCATCAGGCAAGAGTTCGCTTCTGAACGCCACCACCTTGGATTCTCCCCAATGAGTCCTCTGGAGAGCTTGCGTATAGCCACGCGAGCGCTTCGTGTGAACAAACTGCGGAGCGCCCTGACCGTGCTTGGGGTCGTCGTTGGCGTCGCAGCTGTAGTCTGCGTGATATCGGTGGGAGCTGGCGCACAGGCGGAAGTTTCGGAGAAGATCCGCACGCTGGGAGCCAACCTCCTGCTTGTGATGCCCGGAGCCCGAAATTCCGGCGGAGCGAGGCTGGAATCCGGAACACAGCCCACGCTGACCGAAGAGGACGCCGCTTCTATCCGCCGCGAACTGGTGGATGCTCAGGTCGCGGCCCCGCTGCTGTCGCGCTCCATGCCCCTCGTGGCCGCAAACAAGAACTGGGTGACACTGGTGGCTGGAATTAACGCCGACTATCTAGTGGCACGCGAATGGCAAATTGCCGACGGCCGATCCTTTACGGGCGACGAGATCGCATCTGGAGCCAAAGTTGCCATCGTAGGGTCGGTTATCATCGAGGAGCTCTTCGATAGGCGTGCCGGAGTCGGAGAGACGTTTCGGATTGGCAACGTCCCTTTCACCGTGATTGGTGTGCTGGACAAAAAGGGGTTGGGCGCGGCCGGCCGCAGCCAGGACGATGTCGTGTTCATCCCGCTGTCGACTGCAAAAAGCCGCGTGCTCGGCGCCGTGCGTGGCACGACCCGAGAAGCATTGGATTTCATCTCGATCAAGGTATCGGATGCGGCCGCCATGTCAGTGATGGAACGTGAGATCGA
This genomic window contains:
- a CDS encoding ABC transporter permease; the protein is MNKLRSALTVLGVVVGVAAVVCVISVGAGAQAEVSEKIRTLGANLLLVMPGARNSGGARLESGTQPTLTEEDAASIRRELVDAQVAAPLLSRSMPLVAANKNWVTLVAGINADYLVAREWQIADGRSFTGDEIASGAKVAIVGSVIIEELFDRRAGVGETFRIGNVPFTVIGVLDKKGLGAAGRSQDDVVFIPLSTAKSRVLGAVRGTTREALDFISIKVSDAAAMSVMEREIEALLRHRHRIRGDAPSDFRIENPADVLIARGAAVRILGILLIAVAAVSLVVGGISIMNIMLVSVTERTREIGLRMAVGASRSDIRWQFVIEALILALLGGLVGAALGAAAAVAIAWKASWPILISPWAIILACGFAGFIGISFGLYPAHRAARLDPIVALRFE